The genomic window AAAAGCAGGATAATTACAAAAACTATCCTGCTCTGTAGCATCTTAAAAATAATTACTTTTGAGTAGATTCTCTCGCGAGTACTTCTGTATTTAAAAAAGTGATTTCTTTCGCATCGTCATTTTTAGACGATTTCAAATTCTTAATGATAATTTCAGCCGCTGCTTTTCCCATTTTTTCTGCAGGATGCGTAATAGTCGATATATTTGGATCAATAATCTGCGAAATTGGATCATTATTAAAACCAATTACTTTAAACTCTTCAGGGACTCTGATTCCGCGTTTTTTTGCAGTTTGAACTGCGCTTACAGCCAAAATATCTCCTGGTGCAAACAATCCGTCCGGAATTGGCTTTAAATCAAATAAAGCGTTGCTGCCCTTTACCCCGTCTTCATATGTAACCGAATTCAAGTTGATGATTAATTCTTCGTCCACTTCGATATTATGATCTTTTAAGGCTTCAATATAACCTCTTTTCCTTTCATTATACAAGTTTCCCAATTCTGAACCAGCAGAAAAATGGGCAATACGGATGCAGCCTTGTTCAATAAGATGTTTGGTTGCTTTGTAGCCTGCTGTATAATTGTCAATTACAACTCTAAAAGTATTATATCCTTTTGGAACTCTATCCACAAAAACCAACGGAATATTATTATTTGAAAACTGATGGAAATGAGCTGTATCGCTTGTTTCCATTGCCAGAGAACAAATTACGCCGCTTACGCGATTGCTATATAAAGATTTGGCCATATTTACCTCTTCTTCATATGAGTCGTGCGACTGCATAATAATTACGGTATAATCCGATTTTTGAGCCGCGATTTCGATTCCGCTAATCAGAGAAGATAAAAAGGGCTGTGTAACGGTAGGAATCAAAACGCCAATGGTTCTGGTTTTGTTCCCACGCAAACCTGCTGCTAAAGTATTCGGGACAAAACCCATTTCTTCAGCGGTTTTTTTCACTTTTTTAATCGTCTTATCACTTATCGTGTGATGATCTTTTAAAGCTCGTGAAATAGTAGATGTTGCCAGATTAAGCCTCTCAGCAATATCATAAATCGTTACATATTTATTTTCTTCCATTACTATTATGATTAGTCGTAAATTTTGAACATAATTTAAAAAGTTTAGCACAGCAATTCAATACCGCCTGTTTTCGTTTTACATGACAAATTTACTTATAACAAATTTACTTATAACCAATAGAAAACGTAAACATTTATCATCAAAAATAATTAAAAAAAACAGTAAAATGGCATTATTTATCAAATAACACTCTAAAGTTAAATTATTTTTCTTTCCTTTACACAATCGGTTGCAATTTATTTTAAAATAAAAAATACAGCACTTCATCAGTCCCAGCATCAGTAAAATTTATTTATATGAAAACAAAAAAAATAAAATATCAGATCCTGATATTACTCTCTCTTTGGTGCACTGCACAGAATAAAGATTCCAAATTTCCTTTTCAAAATACTGATCTCACTTTTGAAGAACGAGTAGAAAACTTAGTGGGGCAATTAACATTAGAAGAAAAAGTGGCACAAATGCTAAATGCGGCACCTGCTATACCGCGACTGGGAATTCCTGCTTATGACTGGTGGAACGAAACGCTTCATGGGGTCGCTAGAACTCCTTTTAAAACAACCGTTTTCCCGCAGGCGATTGCAATGGCCGCTACTTTCGATAAAAACTCGCTTTTCAAAATGGCCGATTATTCTGCTCTAGAAGGCAGAGCCATTTACAATAAGGCTGTTGAACTTAACAGAACCAACGAACGTTATTTAGGGCTTACTTACTGGACCCCAAATATTAATATTTTTAGAGATCCCAGATGGGGACGCGGACAGGAAACTTATGGAGAAGATCCTTATCTGACAGCTATTTTAGGCGATGCATTTGTCAAAGGCCTTCAAGGAGATGATCCTAAATATCTTAAAGCTGCAGCCTGTGCAAAACACTATGCTGTACACAGCGGGCCAGAATCTCTACGCCACACTTTTGATGTGGATGTAACTCCATATGAACTTTGGGACACGTATCTGCCCGCTTTCAAAAAATTAATCACCAGCTCTAAAGTTGCAGGGGTTATGTGCGCTTACAATGCCTTTAGAACCCAGCCATGCTGCGCCAGTGATATCCTAATGAATGACATTCTAAGAAATGAATGGAAATTTACCGGTTATGTCACATCTGACTGCTGGGCTATTGATGATTTTTTCAAAAACCATAAAACACATTCTGATGCCGCATCTGCTTCAGCCGATGCAGTGCTCCATGGAACAGATATTGACTGCGGAACAGATGCTTATAAATCACTTGTTCAAGCTGTTAAAAACGGACAAATCACCGAAAAACAGATTGATGCTTCTGTAAAACGTCTTTTTTTGATCCGTTTTAGGCTGGGCATGTTTGATCCTGTCTCAATGGTTAAATATGCACAGACTCCAAATTCAGTTCTAGAATCAGATGAGCATAAGGAGCATGCTCTAAAAATGGCCAGACAATCTATAGTACTTCTTAAAAACGAAAGAAATACGCTTCCATTAAGCAAAAAACTTAAAAAGATTGTTGTTTTAGGTCCAAATGCAGATAATTCAATTTCCATACTTGGAAATTACAACGGAACTCCATCAAAACTAACAACAGTTTTGCAAGGCATTAAAGAGAAAGTCAGCCCTGAAACTGAAGTGGTTTATGAAAAAGCCACCAACTTTACAAATGATACATTACTGGTTTACAAAGATCTAAAGAGCCGTTATTCTTATGAAGGAAAACAAGGCTTTAAAGCTGAGTATTATAATAACAATACCTTATCTGGCGCACCTGAAACTACGAGAACTGAATCTGAAATAAATAATTTCTGGCAGGAAGGAGAAATGGTTGCCCAAAACATCAAAGCAAATCATTTTTCGGCACGCTATACTACCAATTTTAAAGCAGATGAGGATGGTTCAATTACTTTTGAAGTGGCCGCAGATGACGGTTACAGGTTTATTATTGACGGTAAAGAAGTTATAGATGCCTGGAAAAAAAACCGATGGGGAGCAAAAACATACAAACTGCAAACCAAAAAAGATTCTGTTTATAAACTAGTGTTGGAATATTGGCAAGGTGAAGGAAAAGCTGAAGTGGCTCTGCAAACCGGGAATTTTATAAAAACAGATTTTGCGAATTTAATTGGGCGCCATAAAAATGCAGATGCCTTTATTTTTGCAGGAGGCATTTCTCCTCAACTTGAAGGAGAAGAAATGCCTGTTGATGCACCCGGATTTAATGGTGGAGACCGTACTTCCATCCTACTTCCAGAAGTGCAGACAAAACTTCTAAAAATGCTTCAATCTTCTGGAAAACCCGTAATTTTTCTCATGATGACCGGCAGCGCAATAGCTGTGCCTTGGGAAGCAGAAAACATTCCGGCTATCCTAAACATATGGTATGGCGGACAATCTGCAGGAACGGCCTCTGCCGATGTCATTTTTGGAGACTATAATCCTGCTGGAAGACTTCCGGTAACCTTTTACAAAGACGATTCCGATTTGTCTTCTTTTGTTGATTATAAAATGGACAATAAAACATATCGTTACTTTAAAGGCACTCCTTTATACGGATTTGGCTATGGTTTAAGCTATACTGAATTCAAATACAGCGCAGTAAAAGCTCCTGCAAAAATAAAAAAGGGCCAGCCAGCCACTATTTCTGTTAAAATAACCAATGCCGGAAAAATGGAAGGAGAAGAAGTTGCGCAACTGTATTTAATTAATCCAAATGCATCCATAAAATCTCCTTTAAAAAGCCTCAAAGGATTTGAAAGGTTCAACTTGAAACCTGGCCAAAGTACCGTTGTCAATTTTGCTCTTTCTCCTGAAGATCTTTCTTATGTGACAGAAAACGGAAGCTTAAAAGCATATGAAGGCAAAATTCAAATTGCAGTTGGAGGTTCACAGCCAGATGAAAAAAATCGAACAAAAGGCAATATTATAACTCAAACTTTAGAAATAGAAAAATAATTAATTAGCAGTGCCTTTGAATTTTAATTTTAGTCAAAGGCATATCATTAGCATTTATTAAAAAACTTAAAAATGGACAAGACAATAGACCAATTATCAGCAGATAATATTAGAGCTTTAGCAATATCAATGGTTGAAAAAGCAAATTCCGGACATCCTGGAGGATCAATGGGAGGAGCAGATTTTATGCACATTTTATATTCTGAATATTTGAAATATGATCCAACTGAAATGAACTGGATTTGCAGAGATCGTTTTTTTATGGACGCTGGGCATTTATCTGCATTAATGTACGCCCAATACTATCTTTTGGGAAATTATGAAAAAACAGATCTTGAAAATTTCAGACAATGGGGTTCTGTAACGCCTGGCCATCCAGAAATTGATGTAAAGAGAGGTATTGAAAACACATCCGGTCCATTGGGACAAGGGCATGTTATGGGTGTTGGAGCTGCCATTGCCGCTAAATTCCTATCTGAAAAATTCGATAATTTATTTGATCACAAAATATATGGTTTTATAACAGACGGAGGCATTCAGGAAGAAATTTCGCAGGGAGCAGGAAGGATTGCAGGACATTTGGGATTAAACAATTTTATCATGTTTTATGATTCCAATGATGTGCAATTATCATCCATGACCGACGAAGTAACGAGTGAAAATACAGCCGCAAAATATGAATCTTGGGGATGGAAGGTCATAACTATTGATGCTCACAATCATACCCAGATACGTTCTGCGTTAAACGCAGCAAATGCCGAATTAAAAAGGCCTACGCTTATTATTGGAAGGACAATTATGGGAAAAGGCTGCGTAACTTCTGAGGGCACATTATACGAAGGGCAATGTGAACTTCATGGCAAACCTATCGGGGCAACAAAAGCAGACTTTATAAAGACACTTGAAAACTTGGGCGCTGATCCACAAGATTCTTTTGCCATTTACAGCAGCGTTGAAGGCCATTATCAAAAAGTTTTAGAACAAAAAACTAAGGATGCTGCAGAAAAGAAATCAAAAATTTTGGCGTGGGAAAGCCAAAATCCTGAATCTGCTAAAAAAATCCAGCAGTTCTTCAGCGGAGAACTTCCTGAAATGGACTTCAGTTCTATATCTCAAAAAGCTAATGCGGCAACACGCGATGCTTCTGCGGAGGTTTTAGGCTATTTGGCTGAAAAAATAGAAAACATGATTGTTTCTTCTGCTGATTTGTCTAACAGCGATAAAACGGACGGTTTCTTGAAAAAGACTTCAGTGATGCAGAAAGATAACTTTAGCGGAGCATTTCTTCAAGCAGGCGTCGCCGAACTTACAATGGCCGCAATTGCAAATGGAATGGCTCTGCATGGCGGAGTAATTCCTGTTGTAGCCACTTTCTTTGTTTTTTCTGATTATATGAAACCAGCCATGCGTCTTGCTGCAATTCAGGAGCTTCCTGTAAAATATGTATTCACGCATGATTCGTTTAGAGTTGGAGAAGATGGGCCAACGCATCAGCCGATTGAACAAGAGGCTCAGATCAGGCTTTTAGAAAAAATTAAAAACCATTCTGGCCGTCAAAGCTTTTTGGCACTGCGTCCAGCCGATGCGGCTGAAACTTCGGTAGCTTGGCAAATGGCTGTTGAAAATAAAACAACTCCTACAGCATTAATCCTTTCAAGACAAAACATCAAAGATCTTCCGTACAAGGATCCAAAATTTGCAGCTGCATCACAAGCTAAAAAAGGGGGATATCTAATTAAAGAAAACCAAAATCCAGATCTTACTTTGATCGGAAACGGATCTGAGGTTGCCACTCTTTTAGAAGCAGCCTCTGAATTGGAAAAAACAAAACAGTTAAAGATAAATGTTGCTTCCATTATTTCTGAGGGCATTTTCAGATCTCAACCAAAAGAATATCAAGAAAGCATTATTCCAAAAGACGGATTGGTTTTCGGTCTGACAGCCGGTCTTCCTATTAATCTTGAAAGTTTAGTGGGTTCTCGAGGAATTGTCTATGGTTTAGATCATTTTGGCTACTCAGCTCC from Flavobacterium sp. KACC 22763 includes these protein-coding regions:
- a CDS encoding LacI family DNA-binding transcriptional regulator, producing the protein MEENKYVTIYDIAERLNLATSTISRALKDHHTISDKTIKKVKKTAEEMGFVPNTLAAGLRGNKTRTIGVLIPTVTQPFLSSLISGIEIAAQKSDYTVIIMQSHDSYEEEVNMAKSLYSNRVSGVICSLAMETSDTAHFHQFSNNNIPLVFVDRVPKGYNTFRVVIDNYTAGYKATKHLIEQGCIRIAHFSAGSELGNLYNERKRGYIEALKDHNIEVDEELIINLNSVTYEDGVKGSNALFDLKPIPDGLFAPGDILAVSAVQTAKKRGIRVPEEFKVIGFNNDPISQIIDPNISTITHPAEKMGKAAAEIIIKNLKSSKNDDAKEITFLNTEVLARESTQK
- a CDS encoding glycoside hydrolase family 3 C-terminal domain-containing protein → MKTKKIKYQILILLSLWCTAQNKDSKFPFQNTDLTFEERVENLVGQLTLEEKVAQMLNAAPAIPRLGIPAYDWWNETLHGVARTPFKTTVFPQAIAMAATFDKNSLFKMADYSALEGRAIYNKAVELNRTNERYLGLTYWTPNINIFRDPRWGRGQETYGEDPYLTAILGDAFVKGLQGDDPKYLKAAACAKHYAVHSGPESLRHTFDVDVTPYELWDTYLPAFKKLITSSKVAGVMCAYNAFRTQPCCASDILMNDILRNEWKFTGYVTSDCWAIDDFFKNHKTHSDAASASADAVLHGTDIDCGTDAYKSLVQAVKNGQITEKQIDASVKRLFLIRFRLGMFDPVSMVKYAQTPNSVLESDEHKEHALKMARQSIVLLKNERNTLPLSKKLKKIVVLGPNADNSISILGNYNGTPSKLTTVLQGIKEKVSPETEVVYEKATNFTNDTLLVYKDLKSRYSYEGKQGFKAEYYNNNTLSGAPETTRTESEINNFWQEGEMVAQNIKANHFSARYTTNFKADEDGSITFEVAADDGYRFIIDGKEVIDAWKKNRWGAKTYKLQTKKDSVYKLVLEYWQGEGKAEVALQTGNFIKTDFANLIGRHKNADAFIFAGGISPQLEGEEMPVDAPGFNGGDRTSILLPEVQTKLLKMLQSSGKPVIFLMMTGSAIAVPWEAENIPAILNIWYGGQSAGTASADVIFGDYNPAGRLPVTFYKDDSDLSSFVDYKMDNKTYRYFKGTPLYGFGYGLSYTEFKYSAVKAPAKIKKGQPATISVKITNAGKMEGEEVAQLYLINPNASIKSPLKSLKGFERFNLKPGQSTVVNFALSPEDLSYVTENGSLKAYEGKIQIAVGGSQPDEKNRTKGNIITQTLEIEK
- a CDS encoding transketolase family protein; protein product: MDKTIDQLSADNIRALAISMVEKANSGHPGGSMGGADFMHILYSEYLKYDPTEMNWICRDRFFMDAGHLSALMYAQYYLLGNYEKTDLENFRQWGSVTPGHPEIDVKRGIENTSGPLGQGHVMGVGAAIAAKFLSEKFDNLFDHKIYGFITDGGIQEEISQGAGRIAGHLGLNNFIMFYDSNDVQLSSMTDEVTSENTAAKYESWGWKVITIDAHNHTQIRSALNAANAELKRPTLIIGRTIMGKGCVTSEGTLYEGQCELHGKPIGATKADFIKTLENLGADPQDSFAIYSSVEGHYQKVLEQKTKDAAEKKSKILAWESQNPESAKKIQQFFSGELPEMDFSSISQKANAATRDASAEVLGYLAEKIENMIVSSADLSNSDKTDGFLKKTSVMQKDNFSGAFLQAGVAELTMAAIANGMALHGGVIPVVATFFVFSDYMKPAMRLAAIQELPVKYVFTHDSFRVGEDGPTHQPIEQEAQIRLLEKIKNHSGRQSFLALRPADAAETSVAWQMAVENKTTPTALILSRQNIKDLPYKDPKFAAASQAKKGGYLIKENQNPDLTLIGNGSEVATLLEAASELEKTKQLKINVASIISEGIFRSQPKEYQESIIPKDGLVFGLTAGLPINLESLVGSRGIVYGLDHFGYSAPASVLDQKFGFTAENISNEIVKYLGIAH